In Mycolicibacterium phocaicum, one DNA window encodes the following:
- a CDS encoding branched-chain amino acid ABC transporter permease, with the protein MTSDCVGHYVCTAANINFNVDNLVNGFWQLTIDGLSWGAIYALVAVGYTLVFGVLRLINFAHSEIFMLGMFGAYFALEVILGFKPSGNAYNLGVGLTIFYLGVAMVVAMLVSGAAAVGLEVVAYRPLRRRNARGLTFLITAIGMSFVLQEFVHFVLPKILKGFGGSNAQQPIILVQPKTQFTLFSANISNVTIVIVVAAIVLALLTDIALNRTKFGRGIRAVAQDPTTATLMGVSRERIIMTTFLIGGLLAGAAALLYTLKVPQGIIYSGGFLLGIKAFSAAVLGGIGNLRGALLGGLILGIMENYGQAFFGTQWRDVVAFVLLVLVLLIRPTGILGESLGKARA; encoded by the coding sequence ATGACATCCGACTGCGTCGGCCACTACGTGTGCACCGCGGCCAACATCAATTTCAACGTCGACAACCTGGTGAACGGGTTCTGGCAGTTGACGATTGACGGGTTGTCGTGGGGCGCCATCTATGCCCTCGTCGCCGTCGGCTACACCTTGGTGTTCGGCGTGCTGCGACTCATCAACTTCGCGCACTCGGAAATCTTCATGCTCGGCATGTTCGGCGCCTACTTCGCGCTGGAGGTCATTCTCGGCTTCAAGCCCAGCGGAAATGCCTACAACCTCGGCGTCGGGTTGACGATCTTCTACCTGGGCGTCGCCATGGTGGTCGCGATGCTGGTCTCCGGCGCCGCGGCCGTCGGCCTGGAGGTGGTGGCCTACCGCCCACTGCGCCGCCGCAATGCGCGCGGGCTGACATTCCTCATCACCGCCATCGGCATGTCGTTCGTCCTGCAGGAATTCGTGCACTTCGTGCTCCCGAAAATCCTCAAGGGTTTCGGCGGCAGCAATGCGCAACAGCCGATCATCCTGGTGCAACCCAAAACTCAGTTCACGCTCTTCAGTGCGAACATCTCGAACGTCACCATCGTCATCGTCGTGGCGGCCATCGTGCTGGCGCTGCTGACCGACATCGCGCTCAACCGCACCAAGTTCGGCCGCGGCATCCGCGCCGTCGCGCAGGATCCGACGACCGCCACCCTCATGGGCGTCTCCCGGGAGCGCATCATCATGACGACGTTCCTCATCGGTGGCCTGCTCGCGGGCGCCGCCGCGCTGCTCTACACCCTGAAGGTGCCGCAGGGCATCATCTACTCGGGCGGATTCCTGTTGGGAATCAAGGCATTCTCGGCCGCGGTGCTCGGCGGCATCGGCAACCTGCGGGGCGCGCTCCTCGGTGGCTTGATCCTCGGCATCATGGAGAACTACGGCCAGGCGTTCTTCGGCACGCAATGGCGCGACGTGGTGGCTTTCGTCCTCCTCGTGCTGGTGCTGCTGATCCGTCCCACCGGGATACTCGGTGAAAGTCTCGGGAAGGCGCGAGCATGA
- a CDS encoding cellulase family glycosylhydrolase: protein MPLAVICTYSHVTPTPPRSVAVDVIPTAEIDPESSSIGIADSSLYGLSPAEIDKTLTQLQSIGVQNIRVFVPWALIKMTGPNDLANDANWTLMNNVMDAARAHNMGVLAVISHTPLWAAPSGTIPGAGAPDPAVYADFVKQVATRYGDVISAYEVWNEPNSASFFQPMDPVKYTAILKAVYTTLKGVNGTGGVDPTSTVIAGALAPLQDFFGLTSSPQTFLAAMYAAGAQGFFDAISVHPYEFNQVLKFSQGALNPFAALYQVQQMRAIMVQNGDSDKLIWATEYGFQTVLDQLGVVDPTSNQLQADFIQDFITTWRALTYTGPLFIYTTRDGVPGTDTGYGIFQADWTAKLAVKVISDAIGLPPVIVSPIVALAELIQKAVAQFQKAFASFTTSLQTAFANAVKAFQSLLSGIFKPAAAQPTTTASLAPAAASISSDTLSEANRAATELKSQVGGAKDTAEHVKAGDKSESGDVKVVDAVEHDAAGAVDPKAVETKVDDPKAEAPKTEDPKAETPKAETPKAEQPKAETPKEEAPAETPKAETPKAETPKAENPKAETPQTDSPASTEPKAATESKKPAKDDAAQDKSTDGKAGDKAGTKGKSGKKPGKTKKPAPAASEPSKPTGRSNSDTGGKTSATDGKPQQHQGA, encoded by the coding sequence ATGCCGTTGGCAGTCATCTGCACCTACAGTCACGTCACCCCGACGCCGCCCCGGTCGGTCGCGGTCGACGTCATCCCCACCGCCGAGATCGATCCGGAGTCGTCGAGCATCGGCATCGCCGACTCGAGCCTCTATGGGCTGTCGCCGGCGGAGATCGACAAGACCTTGACCCAACTGCAGTCGATCGGGGTGCAGAACATCCGGGTCTTCGTCCCGTGGGCGTTGATCAAGATGACGGGTCCCAATGATCTGGCGAATGACGCCAACTGGACCCTCATGAACAACGTGATGGATGCCGCCCGCGCTCACAACATGGGCGTGCTGGCCGTCATCAGCCACACGCCCTTGTGGGCGGCGCCCAGTGGGACGATCCCGGGTGCGGGCGCGCCCGACCCGGCCGTCTACGCGGACTTCGTCAAGCAGGTGGCGACGCGGTACGGCGACGTGATCTCCGCGTACGAGGTCTGGAACGAGCCCAACAGCGCCAGCTTTTTCCAGCCGATGGATCCCGTCAAGTACACCGCGATCCTGAAGGCCGTCTACACCACGCTCAAAGGTGTCAACGGGACCGGAGGTGTCGACCCGACCTCCACCGTGATCGCGGGCGCGCTGGCGCCGTTGCAGGACTTCTTCGGTCTCACCTCGTCACCGCAGACCTTCCTGGCCGCGATGTATGCCGCTGGCGCCCAGGGCTTTTTCGACGCCATCTCGGTTCACCCGTACGAGTTCAATCAGGTGCTGAAGTTCTCGCAGGGCGCGTTGAACCCATTCGCGGCGCTGTACCAGGTGCAGCAGATGCGGGCGATCATGGTGCAGAACGGTGACAGCGACAAACTGATCTGGGCCACCGAGTACGGCTTCCAGACCGTGCTCGACCAACTCGGTGTCGTCGATCCGACCAGCAACCAGCTGCAGGCCGATTTCATCCAGGACTTCATCACCACCTGGCGGGCACTGACCTACACCGGCCCGTTGTTCATCTACACCACGCGCGACGGCGTGCCCGGCACGGACACCGGTTACGGCATCTTCCAGGCCGACTGGACGGCGAAGCTGGCCGTGAAGGTGATCTCGGACGCCATCGGTCTGCCACCCGTCATCGTCTCGCCGATCGTGGCCCTGGCCGAATTGATCCAGAAGGCGGTGGCCCAGTTCCAGAAGGCGTTCGCATCGTTCACCACGTCGCTGCAGACCGCGTTCGCCAATGCCGTCAAGGCGTTCCAGAGCCTGTTGTCGGGCATCTTCAAACCCGCTGCGGCGCAACCGACTACCACCGCGAGCCTGGCGCCTGCTGCCGCGTCGATCAGTTCGGACACTCTCTCGGAGGCCAACCGGGCCGCGACGGAACTGAAGTCTCAGGTGGGCGGCGCGAAGGACACTGCCGAGCATGTGAAGGCCGGCGACAAGTCGGAATCGGGCGACGTCAAGGTCGTTGACGCTGTTGAGCACGACGCCGCCGGTGCAGTCGATCCCAAGGCCGTGGAAACCAAGGTCGACGATCCCAAGGCCGAAGCTCCCAAGACCGAGGACCCCAAGGCCGAAACTCCCAAGGCTGAAACTCCCAAGGCCGAGCAGCCCAAGGCGGAGACGCCGAAGGAAGAGGCCCCGGCTGAAACTCCCAAGGCCGAGACCCCGAAGGCGGAGACCCCGAAGGCCGAGAACCCGAAGGCGGAGACGCCGCAGACCGATTCGCCTGCATCGACGGAGCCGAAGGCCGCGACCGAGTCCAAGAAGCCGGCCAAAGACGATGCGGCCCAGGACAAGTCGACCGATGGCAAGGCTGGTGACAAGGCGGGCACCAAGGGCAAGTCGGGCAAGAAGCCGGGCAAGACAAAGAAGCCGGCCCCCGCTGCCAGCGAACCGTCGAAGCCGACGGGGCGGTCCAACAGCGACACCGGTGGCAAGACCTCGGCGACGGACGGCAAGCCACAGCAGCACCAGGGCGCATAG
- a CDS encoding branched-chain amino acid ABC transporter permease: protein MSGQHSNEGRARYLLAPGDQIRQWWDQQSRPAKWIFGVLLFTAVAMLPLHTPSFLNTPGISFGGTMAQFAMVAIIAIGLNVVVGQAGLLDLGYVGFYAVGAYTVALLTSPDSPWNQVGVDGFLDKDWAWLACVPLAMAVTAMAGLVLGIPTLRLRGDYLAIVTLGFGEIIRLLADNLSDLTNGARGLNQIAYPRLGETDKLPTGVFSSGNSAGSANYGTWWFWLGLVLMVAILLLVGNLERSRVGRAWVAIREDEDAAEVMGVNTFKFKLWAFVIGAGIGGLSGALYAGQVQYVAPPTFNIINSMLFLCAVVLGGQGNKLGVIVGAFIIVYLPNRLLGVHVLGINLGDLKYLFFGLALVVLMIFRPQGLFPVRQQLLTYGKSARALLRNADESKAAA from the coding sequence ATGAGCGGGCAGCATTCGAACGAGGGCCGGGCCCGGTACCTGCTGGCACCCGGTGACCAGATACGCCAGTGGTGGGATCAGCAGAGCCGGCCCGCCAAATGGATCTTCGGCGTCCTCTTGTTCACGGCGGTGGCGATGCTGCCGCTGCACACCCCGTCGTTCCTCAACACGCCAGGCATCAGCTTCGGTGGCACCATGGCGCAGTTCGCGATGGTGGCGATCATCGCGATCGGCCTCAATGTCGTTGTGGGACAAGCTGGATTGCTCGACCTCGGCTATGTCGGGTTCTACGCCGTCGGCGCCTATACCGTCGCGCTGCTGACCAGCCCGGACAGCCCATGGAACCAGGTCGGGGTCGACGGATTCCTCGACAAGGACTGGGCCTGGCTGGCCTGCGTACCCCTGGCCATGGCGGTCACCGCCATGGCCGGCCTGGTGCTGGGCATCCCGACGCTGCGGTTGCGCGGCGACTACCTCGCGATCGTCACGCTGGGATTCGGCGAGATCATCCGGCTGCTCGCCGACAACCTCTCCGACCTGACCAACGGTGCCCGCGGCCTCAACCAGATCGCCTACCCGCGGCTGGGGGAGACCGACAAACTCCCTACGGGCGTGTTCTCCAGCGGCAACTCCGCCGGCAGCGCCAACTACGGCACGTGGTGGTTCTGGCTGGGCCTGGTGCTGATGGTCGCCATCCTGCTGCTCGTCGGCAACCTGGAACGCAGCCGTGTCGGGCGGGCGTGGGTCGCCATCCGCGAGGACGAGGACGCCGCGGAAGTCATGGGCGTCAACACCTTCAAGTTCAAGCTGTGGGCGTTCGTCATCGGCGCGGGCATCGGCGGCCTGTCGGGCGCGCTGTATGCCGGCCAGGTGCAGTACGTCGCACCGCCCACCTTCAACATCATCAACTCGATGCTGTTCCTGTGCGCGGTGGTCCTCGGCGGGCAGGGCAACAAGCTCGGCGTGATCGTCGGTGCGTTCATCATCGTGTACCTGCCCAACCGGCTGCTCGGCGTGCATGTGCTCGGCATCAACCTCGGTGACCTCAAGTACCTGTTCTTCGGCCTGGCGCTGGTGGTGCTGATGATCTTCCGGCCACAGGGTCTGTTCCCGGTACGCCAGCAGCTGCTGACCTACGGCAAGTCGGCGCGAGCGTTGTTGCGCAA
- a CDS encoding ANTAR domain-containing response regulator, translating to MTGPTTDDVTPRRVLVAEDEALIRLDLAEMLRDEGYEIVGEAGDGQEAVELAEQLKPDLVIMDVKMPRRDGIDAASEIAAKRIAPIVILTAFSQRELVERARDAGAMAYLVKPFSITDLVPAIEVAVSRFGELTALEKEVLSLSDRLETRKLVERAKGILQTKQGMTEPEAFKWIQRAAMDRRTTMKRVAEVVVETLDPPAAETTEPSAD from the coding sequence ATGACCGGTCCAACAACTGATGACGTCACACCGCGCCGTGTTCTCGTGGCCGAGGATGAAGCGCTCATCCGGCTGGACCTGGCGGAGATGCTCCGCGACGAGGGCTACGAGATCGTCGGCGAGGCCGGCGACGGCCAGGAGGCCGTTGAACTCGCCGAGCAGCTGAAGCCGGATCTCGTGATCATGGACGTGAAAATGCCACGCCGCGATGGCATCGACGCGGCCTCCGAGATTGCCGCCAAGCGCATCGCGCCCATCGTGATCCTGACCGCGTTTTCGCAGCGTGAGCTGGTCGAACGCGCCCGCGACGCCGGTGCCATGGCCTACCTGGTCAAGCCGTTCTCGATCACCGATCTGGTGCCGGCCATCGAGGTCGCGGTCAGCCGGTTCGGCGAGCTGACGGCGTTGGAGAAGGAAGTCCTGTCGCTGTCGGACCGCTTGGAGACCCGCAAGCTCGTCGAGCGCGCCAAGGGCATCCTGCAGACCAAGCAGGGTATGACCGAACCCGAGGCGTTCAAGTGGATTCAGCGGGCCGCCATGGACCGGCGCACCACCATGAAGCGGGTGGCCGAAGTGGTCGTCGAGACGCTGGATCCGCCGGCCGCGGAAACGACGGAGCCGTCAGCCGACTGA
- a CDS encoding branched-chain amino acid ABC transporter substrate-binding protein: MRSRVARNALAVGSAGLIVFGLAGCSQSDPKQSGAAGSNLKIVEQVQIDENGGEVKGATGATPADPAGDGKATCPPVSIAMAGALNGPDAALGINIKDGVQLAIDKHNAANPGCQVTLKTFDTEGDPQKATAIAPQIVDDKFTIGLVGPAFSGETKATGTVFDQAGLVAATASATNVTLSENGWKTFFRGLANDGVQGPSVANYLKNTLKYKKVCVVDDSTDYGLGLATAVRTTLGPVADSACNISVKKGDKDFSAAVTQIKGAAPDAIFYSGYYAEAATFAQQLKDGGVTATFASADGTKDPEFVKQGGEATKGAILSCPCGPASKQFAEEYTKKFGQEPGTYSTEGYDLGTILVKGIDSGAVTRPALLDFVTKYEGQGVARKYQWNNKGELTTNLIWIYKVQ; this comes from the coding sequence GTGCGCAGTCGCGTAGCTCGTAATGCTCTTGCAGTCGGCAGTGCCGGTCTGATCGTGTTCGGTCTGGCGGGATGCAGCCAGTCTGATCCGAAGCAGAGCGGCGCGGCCGGCTCGAATCTCAAGATCGTCGAACAGGTCCAGATCGACGAGAACGGCGGCGAGGTCAAGGGCGCCACGGGCGCGACGCCGGCCGATCCCGCCGGCGACGGCAAGGCCACCTGCCCGCCGGTTTCCATCGCCATGGCGGGCGCGCTGAACGGTCCCGATGCCGCACTGGGCATCAACATCAAGGACGGCGTGCAGCTGGCCATCGACAAGCACAACGCGGCCAACCCGGGTTGCCAGGTGACGCTCAAGACCTTCGACACCGAAGGCGACCCCCAGAAGGCGACGGCCATCGCGCCTCAGATCGTCGATGACAAGTTCACCATCGGTCTGGTCGGCCCGGCGTTCTCGGGCGAGACGAAGGCCACCGGCACGGTCTTCGACCAGGCCGGCCTGGTCGCGGCCACCGCGTCGGCCACCAACGTGACGCTGAGTGAGAACGGCTGGAAGACCTTCTTCCGTGGCCTGGCCAATGACGGTGTGCAGGGTCCGTCGGTCGCGAACTACCTGAAGAACACCCTCAAGTACAAGAAGGTCTGCGTCGTCGACGACAGCACCGACTACGGCTTGGGCCTGGCCACCGCGGTGCGTACCACGCTGGGACCGGTCGCGGACTCGGCGTGCAACATCTCGGTCAAGAAGGGCGACAAGGACTTCTCGGCCGCCGTCACCCAGATCAAGGGCGCCGCACCGGACGCGATCTTCTACAGCGGGTACTACGCCGAGGCCGCGACGTTCGCTCAGCAGCTCAAGGACGGCGGCGTGACCGCGACGTTCGCCAGCGCCGACGGCACGAAGGACCCCGAGTTCGTCAAGCAGGGCGGCGAGGCCACCAAGGGCGCCATCCTGTCGTGCCCGTGCGGACCGGCGAGTAAGCAGTTCGCCGAGGAGTACACCAAGAAGTTCGGCCAGGAGCCCGGCACCTACAGCACCGAGGGCTACGACCTGGGCACCATCCTGGTCAAGGGCATCGACTCGGGCGCCGTCACCCGGCCCGCACTGCTGGACTTCGTGACCAAGTACGAAGGTCAGGGCGTGGCGCGCAAGTACCAGTGGAACAACAAGGGTGAGCTGACCACCAACCTCATCTGGATCTACAAGGTCCAGTAG